One Streptomyces mobaraensis NBRC 13819 = DSM 40847 DNA segment encodes these proteins:
- a CDS encoding FadR/GntR family transcriptional regulator: protein MALRAAGRQSLVDTVVEQLRAQVAAGEWPVGERIPTEHALAEQLQVGRNTVREAVRVLVHAGMLRSRQGEGTFVVSTSDPAEIMRGVQRAGVRDVLELRIALEAEAARLAAVRHEPADLERMRAALDAQAELEDDHGQPDAGSVELYAHHDIEFHKAVVEAAHNTALTATYTWFSSSVREALLTALDDREMPRIIHGDHHAVMEAIASGDPEAAVRATRALLERPKQAVEALLADRRP, encoded by the coding sequence GTGGCACTACGAGCAGCAGGACGCCAGTCCCTCGTCGACACCGTCGTGGAGCAGCTCCGCGCCCAGGTCGCCGCGGGCGAGTGGCCGGTGGGCGAGCGCATCCCCACCGAGCACGCCCTCGCCGAGCAGCTCCAGGTGGGGCGGAACACCGTCCGCGAGGCCGTCCGCGTCCTGGTGCACGCGGGGATGCTGCGCTCCCGGCAGGGCGAGGGCACGTTCGTCGTGTCCACCTCCGACCCGGCGGAGATCATGCGCGGCGTGCAGCGCGCCGGCGTCCGCGACGTCCTGGAGCTGCGGATCGCGCTGGAGGCGGAGGCCGCCCGGCTGGCCGCCGTCCGGCACGAGCCCGCCGACCTGGAGCGGATGCGCGCCGCCCTGGACGCCCAGGCGGAGCTGGAGGACGACCACGGTCAGCCGGACGCCGGCAGCGTGGAGCTGTACGCGCACCACGACATCGAGTTCCACAAGGCCGTCGTGGAGGCGGCGCACAACACCGCGCTGACCGCCACGTACACCTGGTTCAGCAGTTCCGTGCGCGAGGCGCTGCTCACGGCGCTGGACGACCGGGAGATGCCGCGCATCATCCACGGCGACCACCACGCCGTCATGGAGGCCATCGCCTCCGGGGATCCCGAGGCGGCCGTCCGTGCCACGCGGGCGCTGCTCGAACGCCCCAAGCAGGCGGTCGAGGCGCTGCTGGCCGACCGGCGGCCGTGA